A window of Enterobacter ludwigii genomic DNA:
GCACCGCGCCTGCCAGACCGCTACCTGTTACCGGATCCGGGCCCTGTTTCACCATTCATACCATTACCCTTTCCGGTGCGACCTTAATCTCCCAGAAAACCCGTCAGACCCTTGTCGCACCGTGGCAGGGGCGGTGTCTGGATATGGCGAAAATAACGGAACTTCTCGCCCATATTTCTGACTGGTATATCAGCCGGGGATATATCACCAGCCGCGCTTTTCTTACCGAGCAGGATCTCTCCGGCGGCCAGCTGAATATTGTTGTGCTGGAAGGCAGACTGGAAGCGATCCACCTGGAAGGCGAAACGCCGCGCATGCTGAAAATGGCTTTTCCGGGACGGGTGGGGGGCATTCTTAATTTACGCGACATCGAACAGGGCATGGAGCAAATTAACCGTTTGCGCACCGAACCGGTTCAGATCGAAATTCTTCCGGGGACGCAGGCCGGATATTCCATCGTTAATCTCACGGCAAAACCGGAATTTCCCTTAAGTGCATCCGTAAGCCTGGATAATAGCGGGCAGAAGAGTACCGGGGAAGATCAGCTGAGTGGCGTGCTCACCGCCAATAATATGCTGGGGCTGGCGGATAAATGGTTTGTCAGCGGCGGGCGCAGCAGTGATTTTGCCAGCGCGTATGATGCACAGAATTTCCAGGCGAGCGTCAGCGTGCCGTTTGGTTACGGATTACTGGACTACAGCTACGCCTGGAGTAACTACCGGACCACCATCAGCAACCAGGGGTTCAACTGGCTCTCCACGGGCGATACCAAAACCCACCGCGTTAACGCGTCATGGGTGGTCTTCCGCAACGGGGATGTCAAAACCGGCATTGCGGCAGGCGTGGTTCAGCGCTCCAGCCACAACTGGCTTAACGACGCGCCGCTTAAGAGCAGCACGCGTAACCTCTCCAGCCTGGTCCTGGGAATTACCCAC
This region includes:
- a CDS encoding ShlB/FhaC/HecB family hemolysin secretion/activation protein — protein: MNSSGIKNRIVSLVNYAAAILLAVFFLASANAAPLSPADRDSIQQQQQQLLLQNQQQREELERSIPRTAPARPLPVTGSGPCFTIHTITLSGATLISQKTRQTLVAPWQGRCLDMAKITELLAHISDWYISRGYITSRAFLTEQDLSGGQLNIVVLEGRLEAIHLEGETPRMLKMAFPGRVGGILNLRDIEQGMEQINRLRTEPVQIEILPGTQAGYSIVNLTAKPEFPLSASVSLDNSGQKSTGEDQLSGVLTANNMLGLADKWFVSGGRSSDFASAYDAQNFQASVSVPFGYGLLDYSYAWSNYRTTISNQGFNWLSTGDTKTHRVNASWVVFRNGDVKTGIAAGVVQRSSHNWLNDAPLKSSTRNLSSLVLGITHTQKMLGGVATFNPTWSHGMPWFNAETDEDKSGDMPRAEFRKWSLNASFQRPITRNAWWLTSAYGQWSPDRLYGSERLTLGGESSVRGFKEQYLSGDNGGYWRNELGYSLFTLPVLGAVSATLAVDGGWLEKDRQDRFASGTLWGGSVGLSSAGRWYSSQISVGTPLHYPDWLGPDHVSVNWRIAFML